The genomic DNA ATCGACAACCTGATCCCCGAATGGAACGACCTGGTCTACAACGGTCGCTGGGAAGACGCGATCCAGCGGTTGCACAAGACGAACAACTTCCCTGAGTTCACCGGTCGGGTCTGCCCCGCGCCGTGCGAGGGTTCGTGCGTTTTGGGGATCACCAATCCGCCCGTGACCATCAAGAACATCGAGAACGCGATCGTCGACCGCGCGTGGCAGGAAGGCTGGATCAAGCCCGAACCGCCCAACTCGCGGACCGGCAAAAAGGTAGCGATCATCGGTTCGGGCCCCGCGGGTCTTGCCGCCGCGGATCAACTGAACCGCGCCGGCCACCTGGTCACCGTCTTCGAACGAGCCAGCCGCATCGGCGGGTTGCTGATGTACGGCATCCCCAATATGAAGCTGGACAAGAACCAAGTCGCGCGTCGCGTCGACAAGATGACCGCCGAGGGGGTCACCTTCAAAACCAACGCCAACGTCGGCATCGATGTCGACCCCAAGGACTTGCAGAAGGATTTTGATGCGGTTCTGCTGGCGACCGGTGCGACCAAGCCCCGCGACCTACCAATCCCCGGTCGCGACCTCAAAGGGGTCCACTTTGCGATGGACTACCTGACTGGCAACACCAAGCGGGTTCTCGACAAGACCGACACGGCCGAATTCATCAACTCCGAAGGGAAAGATGTGATCGTGATCGGTGGTGGCGATACCGGCACCGACTGCATCGGCACCTCGATCCGCCACGGCTGCAAGAGCATGGTCAACTTTGAGCTGCTGCCTCAGCCGCCCGAAGAGCGCGCTGCCGACAATCCTTGGCCCGAATGGCCACGTGTCTTCCGTACCGATTACGGTCACGAGGAAGCGGCGGCTAAGTTCGGCAAGGATCCGCGAACGTACTGCATCCTGTCGAAGGAATTCATCGACGACGGCCAGGGCAATTTGTCGGGCATTCGCACCGTGGGTGTCGAATGGACCAAGAAGCCCGATGGCGGCTGGGCGATGAGCGAGCTCGAAGGCTCCGAGAAGGTTTGGCCCGCACAACGCGTCTACCTGGCGATGGGCTTCCTGGGGCCAGAGCAGTATTTGGTTGAATCGATGGGCTTCGAAACCGATGGCCGATCGAACTACAAAGCCGAGCATGGCAAGTTCACGACCAGCATCGAAGGCGTCTTCGCCGCCGGTGACTGCCGTCGCGGACAAAGCCTTGTCGTCTGGGCGATCAACGAAGGCCGCGGAGCCGCTCGTGCGATCGACATCTACCTGCAAGGCAGCAGCGTTCTGCCAGCGCCAGGGACGACGATGGGAACCGAATTGTCGGGCACCTAAGCCTGAACGATTTCACGAACGGCCGTGGCCAACAAGCCGCGGCCGTTTTTGTTTCTGGTTCCCCAAGCGTCTGACACCGCCAAAGCTGCGGCGTGCAGGAAGCCGTAACGTTTGCGCGACCAACGGCGATCTGCCTCCCCCAGCCGCCCCGCCGCGGACTTCTACTTCAGGCCGCGATTGCCTGAACAACCGGCCTCAAGAGCTGCCTATAATGCTGGATGCCGATCGTTAGAGGGCGTCAAACATCGAAGCATCGGCCTCCAAGAGCTCGCTCACACTTGAGCTCGTTCGGCTGCCACGGCGCCGGAAACGCAATAGCAACCGTCGCCGATCCACGGCATCGTTGCCTGTCACACACCTCCAACGGAGAGTCCGATGCAAGAGGCTGATTCCACGGATCCGGGAGCTCCACAGGCGGCAACCGACACCGAAGAGACGACGAAGGTGAAGAGCCAGTGGTTGCGGCGACTGCTGTTGGCCGGCGGTGTTTTGACGATTGTCGCGTTGGCCTACATCGAGCTGACGCTGCGGCGACCGATCGGTAGTGGGCCAGCAGGCCCCGAGGTCGCGCCAGCAGCTTTTAGCGAACCGTGGTCGTCGCGACAATTCAAGTTGCTAGGGATTGGCGACAGCGTGACGGCGGGCTTAGGAGCCAAGAGCCCTGCACATTCTTACTTTCAGCGTCTGCTGAAGAATCCGGAGGATGAGTTTGCGGGGATGCAGGGGATTTGTCTGTCGCGCGTGCTGCCGAACATCGAAGCTGAAAACTTGGCGGTCTCCGGATCGACATCGCCAATGCACTGGGAGGTCGTTCAACGACTGTCAACGCACGCGGTGGAGACCTTTGGAATTGTTGTGATGACGACCGGTGGGAACGATCTGATCCACAGCTACGGCCGTTCGCCAGCGCGCGAAGGGGCCATGTACGGTGCCACTCTGGAGCAGGCCCAACCGTGGAGCGATAACTTTGCGGCCCGATTGGATCGGATGCTCGACCGAATCGATGAAAGCTTTCCTGGCGGCTGCGAGATATTCTTGGCAGACATCTACGATCCGACCGACGGCGTTGGCGACGCGCCAAGTATCTTCCTGCCGCCGTGGCCCGATGGGCTGGCAATCCATGCCCGCTATAACACGATCATCCAGGCCGCGGCAGAACGTCGGTCAAACGTAACGCTGGTCCCGATGTACGAAGCGTTTTTGGGGCACGGATCGCATTGTCGCCAGTTTTGGCGGTCGACCTACGACCGCAGCGATCCGCACTATTGGTTCTTCAGCAATATCGAAGACCCCAACGATCGCGGTTACGACGCCATTCGGCGTCTGTTTTTGAACGCGATCGTTACCCGCCGCGACGTGCTGCCGAGCGGTGGCAGCACGGAATGATGCGACTTGCCGGCGGTTGGCCGCAAGATGCTAGGCGGCTTTACGCTGTTGATGGATCCGTTGGCTGGCCGCTTCGACCGATTCAGGCGGCGTCGCAAACGCGCCCACTTGTTCCGGTCCGCTTGCGTCGCCGAGCCATTGGCGGCAGTCGATCGCTTCCAAAACCTGTTCGGCCACGGCGACAGCGCGAGCGCCATCGGCACCGCTGACCGTCGGCTGGCTGCCGCTTTGGATGCTGATCACAAAGTCGTGCTGTTCGTCCAAGATCGCGTTTCTCGGCTGAATCTCCGGCGACTGCGATGCCAACCAATGGCTGAACAATTGCTCGCGGAAGTCGGCCAACGGTCCGGCGGCTGTCAATTCGAACGAGCGTTCGGCGATCGAAGCCTCGGGCTGAATCAAGGTCGCCGAGGGGCCGGAGAAGTCGATATTGGCGTAGCCTCGCGGGCCGTAGACCTGCATCGTTCGAGCCGCCGCGGGGCTGATTCGCGATGCCTTCAGATTGGCGACCAGACCGCATTCAAACGTGATCCGAGCTTCGGCAACGTCTTCGTGATCGCTGATCACCGACAATCCGCTGGCGTCGATCCGTTGGACCGCGGCGGAGGTGAGCGAGAGGACCAGGTCGATGTCGTGGATCATCAAGTCCATGACGACGCCGACGTCCAAGCAGCGGCCGGGAAAGCTGCTGGCTCGAACCGCTTCGATGTATTTAGGATGCTCGAGCATCGATTCGGCAGCCGACCAAGCAGGATTAAACCGCTCGACGTGGCCGACTTGCAGCGTGCAACCGTTCTGTTTGGCCAAGGCGACCAAACGATCGGCATCTTCGCTGGTCGTGGTGATCGGTTTTTCGATGAACAGATGCTTTTTCGCGCGAAGCACGTCGCTGCCGATCTCCGCGTGCAGATCGGTCGGGGCGGCGAGGATCACGCCGTCGACAAGTCCCAGCAGATCGCGATAGTCGGCGAAAGTTGGCACGCTGAACTGATCCTCGATCGCTTGCCGAGCGGCGGCGAAGGGATCGCTGACGGCGACCAGTTGGACGTCGTCGATCGTGCTGAGCAGTTTTGCGTGGATCTTGCCCAAGTGGCCCGCTCCGATCACGCCAAGCTTCAATCGAGTCATCTTCTCTCTACTCCGTTATCGTTGGGCCAAGTGGCAGATTCGTCGGTGGACGCCCGATCAAGCAGCCTTGCGGCGATCGCGTCCGCGGCCATTTTTGCCGCCGGTTTGATGATCCAGGAAATCGAGCAGTCGCAGCAGCGACGGCTGAATCGGCCCGCTTTCAAGCAGACGTTGTCGTGTTTCGGTAACGCCAACCGAGCGGCGATAGTACAACTTAAACGCCTCGGTGATCACGCGGATTTCGTCGTTGCTGAAGTCGTTGCGTTTGAGGCCGACCACGTTGACGGTTCGCGGACGGGCGGGCGAGCCTTCGGCGAGCATGTAGGGTGGCACATCTTGCTTGACGCGTGAAAGTCCACTGATGAAACAATACGCGCCGATCGAAGCGTAGTGGTGGACGGCCACACCGCCCGAAAGGATCGCATCGTGATCGATGTGAACGTGTCCACCCAGCATGCAGTTATTGGCCATCACGATCCGGTCGCTCAAACGGCAATCGTGGGCGACGTGGGCGTAAGCCATCAAATAGCAATGGTCGCCGATCGACGTGATCCCGTCTTCTTTTTCGGTCGCGCGATTGATCGTGCATCCTTCGCGGATCACGTTCCCATCGCCGATGATGACCTGCGTTGGCGAACCTTGGTAGCTGAGGTCCTGCGGTTCGCCACCGATCACCACGTTGGGAAAGATGTGATTGTTTTCGCCGATCGTGGTGTGCCCCATGATCGTGACGTGATTCTCGATGTGCGTTCCGGCTCCGATGCGAGCATGCGGTCCGATAAGGCAGAAGTGGCCGACGCGGACATCGTCGCCCAATTGAGCGCGAGGGTCGACGACGGCGGTGTGCGCGATGGTGACGCTCATAGAGGAAGCCCTTCCTTGGGCCACGGTGGTCCGTTTAGTTAATTAGTGACGCATTCATTGCGTCGTTTGATCCTATCAACATTTACCCAACGACGGCAATTCCGACTTTTGGCAACTGCCTTAGGCCGTTTTACGAGAACCGTGCATCGACCGACAGCTCAATTGTTGCAATTGCGTTGCCATCGATGCGTTCAGTTCGTGTCCACCGCGATGGGAAACAAAACGTCCGATCAGCGGGAATCCGGCCAGTGCCAGGTCTCCCACCAAGTCCATCGCTTTGTGGCGTGCGCACTCATTCTCAAAGTGCAAGCTGTTTTCGACTAACCCATGGTCGTCGAAAATCAGCAAATCTTGATTCGTTACGTGTCCAGCAACGCCGCTGGCTCGCAACTGTTTGGCCTGGTCCGCTGTCACAAAAGTTCTCGCAGGAGCCAGTTCCTTGGCGAACGATTCAGGAGTCACCTGGAAAGCTGCGGTCTGCGGACGGATCGGGCAATCGTCGCCATAGTCCAACCGGTATTCAACCTCGAAGCGATCCGAATCGCTTGGTGACGCCTCGATCCAATTCGACGCCGAACCAATTCGCAACAAACGGTCGACCCGATAGGGGCGAATCGTCGTCGATTGTTCAACCCGAGCTGTGGAGTTGAGGGCATCGACAAACGCCGCTGCCGATCCATCCATTCCGGGCATCTCTTCGGCGTCGACCTGGATCTCGCAGTTGTCGATCTGCAGCGCCGCAAGCGCCGCCATCAAATGCTCGACCATCGAGACCACGGCCCCGCCATCGCTGCTTAACACCGTTCGCAGCGACATGCTTTGGCGAAACCCAACCAAGCCCGGGACACTTGGGTTCCCAGGCAGATCGGTGCGGACAAATCGGATCCCCGAGCCTGGGTCAGCCGGCAGGAAACGCACCGTGACCTGCTGGCCCGACCAGTAACCGCGACCGGTCACTTGGCAGGCTGCTTCAATCGTGTGCTCGACTCGCTGACAAGTCATAGGAACGAACTCCGATATCGACCGAAAACAAAACTAGCGAGTGGCAACTTTAGTGCCCATGGCTTGCATGACCATTTGGGTCAGGTCCAACTTAGGGCTGTGGTAGACCACACCCTTCATCACGCCACGCAAAACCGAATCTTGCTTTTCCAGTTCCATCTCTTCGCTGTTGTAACGCAGAACCAGGTCGATTCCGTTGTATTCGGAAACCTGCTTCACGACGGCGCGGATCTTTTGGTAGTTGTCGAAGTAAATGCGTGCTTCGGCGTCTGCCAATTCTTTACGCTTGCGGATGGTTTCCAGTTTGACCTTGGATTCCATTCCAGCCAGCTTCTCTTCTTGGCCGGCGTATTCGGGCGAACCGGGCTTGTAAGTCTTCAGCAGCTCAGCTTCTTTCTGCATCGACTTGCGAACGTTCGCCATCTCTTGCTCGTACGCCTTCATCGAGTTTTCGATTTGAGCGACTTCGGACTTGATGGCGTCGGAATTCTTGAAGATGTACGCGACGTCGATCACTGCGATCTTGCCGCCGGCAGCTTGTTGGGCCGATGCCAGCGCTGGCACCATCGCGATGCTCAACAGGGTACCGAGAATGATGGTCGTTGCCTTGGTAATCCGCACGTCTGCTCTCCTTGTCTGGTGCGTTGTAGTTTTGCCACGGGCCGAGCGTCTCAACCTGCGGCGATCGACACATTCCATGAGTCGACCTACGGGGCGGCTATTCTGCCGACCTGTCCAGTTCGCGTAAAGATTAATTTGACCAAAAGATGACCCAAACGGTCATTTCTTTTCGCCCAAAATCGCCTTCACGCTGCGAGGTTGCCCTTGGCGAAGCACTTGAAATTCAAGCGTCTCGCCTCCTACATGCCCCGCCAAATAGTCCAACACCGTTTGAATCGATGTTAAATTCTGGTCCCCTGCCTGAATCAGAGCGTCGCCCACCATCAAACCAGCCTGTGCCGCAGGCCCGTCGGGAACCACTTGGACAATCGTCACCCGATCGTCCGACATGCGAAGTTGAACACCTAAAAATGCGGTTTTTTGCTTGCGAATCCCCTTTCCTCGCCGTGTGGTTTGGAAAACGGGTCGCTGCGACTCAGTCGCAATTTCACGTGTCGCCTCGGTAACCATATCGGTTATCCGGGTCAGTCCGATCAAATTGATTTTGTCGAAATCATCACTTGGTCGGTGATAGTCGTTGTGCAGCCCGGTAAAGAAATGCAGTACGGGAATGTCCTTTTCGTAAAAAGATTGGTGATCGCTGGGGCCGTAGCCGCTGGGATCGATGTCTAAAGAAAATTGAGACTTTTCATTCAGCTGCCGGATCAGTGCATCAAAATTTTCGGCGGTTCCAGTTCCGTAAACCGAGAGCACGTTCCCTTTCAGCCGGCCGACCATGTCGAGGTTCAACATCGCCACCGTCTGCTCCAATCCAAACCGCGGATTGCGGACATAATGAGCACTCCCCAACAGCCCCCGCTCCTCGCCGGTGAAGGCGATGAAGACGATCCGCCGACGCTGTGGCTCCTGCGATTGGCTCAACTGGCGAGCGATCTCCAACAGCGCGGCGGTCCCGCTAGCATTGTCGTCAGCGCCGTTGTGAACCGCGATCGTTCCGGGAGCCAGCGAACCGATACCTCCCATCCCGACGTGATCGTAGTGAGCACCAACGATCACCGTCTCCTCGGCCAGAGATCCACTGCCGGGCAGTTCCGCAATCACATTGCGAGCCATCACCTTGTCGGTTTGTAAATCGGTTTGGATCGACGCGGTCACGCCCGGCAACAAGCCGCTGATCGGACGGAAGTCGCGGTCGATCGACTGTTCGATATCCAGCAGCGATCGGCCCATCGACTGCTGCAACAAGCCATCGATCACGGCCCGAGAGACGCAGACGGTCGGCAGTTTCTTGTCCGCGCTGCCGTTGCCCGCATCGGTGACCTCCAGGAGCGCGTCCTCGGTATTGCTATCATCTTGCTTGCCCAATTCGATCGCCGAAGCGTGGTCGTTGACGACGATCACCCCGACGGCACCGTGCGCGATCGCGCCGCTCATCTTCGTCGAAAAGTAGGCTGCCGGTGTAGGGCTGGTTTTGCCGAGCGGATTGTTCGGTTCGCCCAAACGCGGTTCTTTGCGGAGCACGATCACGATCTTGCCCTGCACATCGAGACCGGCGTAGTCGTCGTAATTGGCTTGTGGTGCGGTGATCCCATAACCGACGAAGGCCAACGGAGCTTGAACCTGTCCCGAACTGCCGAGGGCTAGCGGGTTGAAGGTCTTGCCCAGTTGAAGGTTCAGCGGGCCGGCGCCCTGACGGTCGATCTGCACGTGGTTTTTTGCGGGATCGCCCACGGTGATCGTCGAATCGACCGCTAGCGACTGAAACGGCTGGCTGTCGATCAATTCGGTTCGCAGGCCGAGGCTAGCAAATCGCTTGGCGATGAACTCCGCCGCTTGGGCGATTTCGGGAGTCCCGACGCCTCGTCCTTTGAGTTCTTCGCTGGCGAAATAGCGGATGTCGCGATCGATCCGCTCAGCCGCTTCGAGATCGCTCCCCTGGAGCGATTGCATTCGCTGCTGCGACAATTCCTCCGCACTCGAAAGTGCCACAGGCAGACCAACAAAAATCAACAGGACCGTGGACAGCCGCGCGTAGATATTCAACCTTGAATTTCCGTCGATGGGAGGCCCGTCGCAGAAATCGCAACCGGCTCACTGGATTAATGGGTGTGAAAGACGACAAGCTTGATTGTCGCCGATTCATCCGCCCCAACAACCGGTCGCGCAGCCATTTGCAGGGCTACGGTGCGGTGGGAATCCCGCCGGTTCCGGTTGGACTGCAGCGAGCGGGCGCCACAGTCGCTTGCTATCAAATTCGCGATCCACGCTCCGATCGCTCCGGCAGACCGGAGCGATCGGGTGAAGGAATCTCGAGATCCTTCGACGAGAACTCTCGCCGACTTGCGGCTTAGAAGATGCCTCGGTCGAGCGAATCGTCGTCGTCGGAGCCCGCGTCGTCCGCATCGGCATCGTCGCCATCCTGGTCATCTTCGGGTTCGTCCAAGCGAACCAGGATGTAGTTCTCCACGCGTTCCCCTTCGAAGTGAACCAACAGTGGGACTTCGTCTTGGGTCAGGTTGTAGAGTCCGGTTTCGGCGACCACTTTGTCGCTCTCCCCGATTCGCATTGCGACGCGTTGGGTGTTCTTATCGACGCGACCTTGAATCGCCGCCGATTCGTCGGTTTCGCTGTTGTACAGCGTACCGGCGATGATCCCCGATTTGTCGACCGCCAATTGGACGATCCGCGTCGGTTCGACATCCTCTTTGCTCGTCGAAAGCGCAAAGGTTCCTAACGGCAACCATTCCGCTTCGTCGGCCGCTTCTTCGGACTCCGGAGGCTGAACGGTCGCCAAAACGGCGGCGCTCTGCGCGAATTCATCCGCCGACGCGACGTCTTCACCATCGATGTAGACGCGGTTGTCTTCGTAGGTCACGTTGCCGCCGCTGCCGTAATCATAATAGATCGGCTCGGACCAAACCGTAGCCGGTGCGGTCCAACTGAACCACGACGACGCGACGTTCCAGGTCGGCCGCTGCCACCAATAGCCCCACGGATAATCGTTGAAGCGATGGTAGTAGTGCCAACGACAGACGCCACCGGGATGCCGGTACCACCAGTCGCCGTGGAACCAGTTGTTGTGATGATGATACCCCGTCCAACGCGTTCGCACGTTGTTGCCCCAGCCGTGCCAATAATTGACGCGGCCAGGCCGACTGCCGGCCCAGCCATGCAGGCCGCCCATCTGCCGGTCCCAACGCTTCTCGATCGAGACGATGTTGTTCCTGTCGATATTCACCCACGACGGACGGTTGTTGATGACCGTGTTACCGATCCCGATGTTGCCGATGTTGATCGGGCGATCGTTCCAGCCGGGGCGGCCAGCGGTTCCAGGCGGAATATGCCCAGGCCGTCGATCGGGATGATGGTCTCCAGGTCGACCGGGGCGGTGATCGCCCGGCCGATCGGGGCCACCAGGACGGTTGCCGGGTCGATTAGGATTGCGATCGCCCAAATCGCCAGGCTTAGGTCCTGGCTTGTTCCCAGGTTTCTGCCCGGGTTTATTTCCAGGCCGCACGCCTCCGTCGAGACCTAAGAAGTCTCCCAAATCGCCAGCAGAAGGGTGATCGCCGTGGCCGGGTCGGTTGCCGAAGCCAGGTCGATCGTTGCCGCCGGGTCGGTTGCCGAAGCCGGGTCGATCGTTGTCGCCAGGTCGGTTACCGGAACCAGGACGGTTGCCAGCGCCGGGGCGGTCGTTGCCGCCGGGGCGATTTCCGGAACCGGGCCGGTCGATTTGACCGGGCAGCGTCGAGGGGCGTCCGTGGCCGCCAAGGCTTGGGAAGCTGGGGCGGTCGTCCAAATTGCCAGGCAATTTGGAGGGGCGATTTGATCCGGGACGATCACCGCTACCACCGAGATTGCCAGGGAGTGTGGAGGGGCGATTCGATCCAGGACGATCGCCGCCACCGCCGAGATTTCCTGGCAGATTCGGCTTCGAAGGCTTCAACCCACCGCTAAAGCCGCCGCCGAATCCCGAATCCCCCGGGCGTGACGACGGGAAACTGGGGCGGTTGCTTGTCGATGGCCGAGATGGCGTGGAAGGTCGCGTCGACGGCATCGAAGGACGTGATGGAGTCGAAGGT from Rosistilla carotiformis includes the following:
- a CDS encoding glutamate synthase subunit beta; this translates as MGKPTGFKEFDRKKVPWRLPVVRINDYQEIYTEPKEELLREQGARCMDCGVPFCQSSSGCPIDNLIPEWNDLVYNGRWEDAIQRLHKTNNFPEFTGRVCPAPCEGSCVLGITNPPVTIKNIENAIVDRAWQEGWIKPEPPNSRTGKKVAIIGSGPAGLAAADQLNRAGHLVTVFERASRIGGLLMYGIPNMKLDKNQVARRVDKMTAEGVTFKTNANVGIDVDPKDLQKDFDAVLLATGATKPRDLPIPGRDLKGVHFAMDYLTGNTKRVLDKTDTAEFINSEGKDVIVIGGGDTGTDCIGTSIRHGCKSMVNFELLPQPPEERAADNPWPEWPRVFRTDYGHEEAAAKFGKDPRTYCILSKEFIDDGQGNLSGIRTVGVEWTKKPDGGWAMSELEGSEKVWPAQRVYLAMGFLGPEQYLVESMGFETDGRSNYKAEHGKFTTSIEGVFAAGDCRRGQSLVVWAINEGRGAARAIDIYLQGSSVLPAPGTTMGTELSGT
- a CDS encoding SGNH/GDSL hydrolase family protein → MQEADSTDPGAPQAATDTEETTKVKSQWLRRLLLAGGVLTIVALAYIELTLRRPIGSGPAGPEVAPAAFSEPWSSRQFKLLGIGDSVTAGLGAKSPAHSYFQRLLKNPEDEFAGMQGICLSRVLPNIEAENLAVSGSTSPMHWEVVQRLSTHAVETFGIVVMTTGGNDLIHSYGRSPAREGAMYGATLEQAQPWSDNFAARLDRMLDRIDESFPGGCEIFLADIYDPTDGVGDAPSIFLPPWPDGLAIHARYNTIIQAAAERRSNVTLVPMYEAFLGHGSHCRQFWRSTYDRSDPHYWFFSNIEDPNDRGYDAIRRLFLNAIVTRRDVLPSGGSTE
- a CDS encoding Gfo/Idh/MocA family protein, producing MTRLKLGVIGAGHLGKIHAKLLSTIDDVQLVAVSDPFAAARQAIEDQFSVPTFADYRDLLGLVDGVILAAPTDLHAEIGSDVLRAKKHLFIEKPITTTSEDADRLVALAKQNGCTLQVGHVERFNPAWSAAESMLEHPKYIEAVRASSFPGRCLDVGVVMDLMIHDIDLVLSLTSAAVQRIDASGLSVISDHEDVAEARITFECGLVANLKASRISPAAARTMQVYGPRGYANIDFSGPSATLIQPEASIAERSFELTAAGPLADFREQLFSHWLASQSPEIQPRNAILDEQHDFVISIQSGSQPTVSGADGARAVAVAEQVLEAIDCRQWLGDASGPEQVGAFATPPESVEAASQRIHQQRKAA
- the lpxA gene encoding acyl-ACP--UDP-N-acetylglucosamine O-acyltransferase, producing MSVTIAHTAVVDPRAQLGDDVRVGHFCLIGPHARIGAGTHIENHVTIMGHTTIGENNHIFPNVVIGGEPQDLSYQGSPTQVIIGDGNVIREGCTINRATEKEDGITSIGDHCYLMAYAHVAHDCRLSDRIVMANNCMLGGHVHIDHDAILSGGVAVHHYASIGAYCFISGLSRVKQDVPPYMLAEGSPARPRTVNVVGLKRNDFSNDEIRVITEAFKLYYRRSVGVTETRQRLLESGPIQPSLLRLLDFLDHQTGGKNGRGRDRRKAA
- the lpxC gene encoding UDP-3-O-acyl-N-acetylglucosamine deacetylase, which produces MTCQRVEHTIEAACQVTGRGYWSGQQVTVRFLPADPGSGIRFVRTDLPGNPSVPGLVGFRQSMSLRTVLSSDGGAVVSMVEHLMAALAALQIDNCEIQVDAEEMPGMDGSAAAFVDALNSTARVEQSTTIRPYRVDRLLRIGSASNWIEASPSDSDRFEVEYRLDYGDDCPIRPQTAAFQVTPESFAKELAPARTFVTADQAKQLRASGVAGHVTNQDLLIFDDHGLVENSLHFENECARHKAMDLVGDLALAGFPLIGRFVSHRGGHELNASMATQLQQLSCRSMHGSRKTA
- a CDS encoding OmpH family outer membrane protein; its protein translation is MRITKATTIILGTLLSIAMVPALASAQQAAGGKIAVIDVAYIFKNSDAIKSEVAQIENSMKAYEQEMANVRKSMQKEAELLKTYKPGSPEYAGQEEKLAGMESKVKLETIRKRKELADAEARIYFDNYQKIRAVVKQVSEYNGIDLVLRYNSEEMELEKQDSVLRGVMKGVVYHSPKLDLTQMVMQAMGTKVATR
- a CDS encoding M20/M25/M40 family metallo-hydrolase, encoding MNIYARLSTVLLIFVGLPVALSSAEELSQQRMQSLQGSDLEAAERIDRDIRYFASEELKGRGVGTPEIAQAAEFIAKRFASLGLRTELIDSQPFQSLAVDSTITVGDPAKNHVQIDRQGAGPLNLQLGKTFNPLALGSSGQVQAPLAFVGYGITAPQANYDDYAGLDVQGKIVIVLRKEPRLGEPNNPLGKTSPTPAAYFSTKMSGAIAHGAVGVIVVNDHASAIELGKQDDSNTEDALLEVTDAGNGSADKKLPTVCVSRAVIDGLLQQSMGRSLLDIEQSIDRDFRPISGLLPGVTASIQTDLQTDKVMARNVIAELPGSGSLAEETVIVGAHYDHVGMGGIGSLAPGTIAVHNGADDNASGTAALLEIARQLSQSQEPQRRRIVFIAFTGEERGLLGSAHYVRNPRFGLEQTVAMLNLDMVGRLKGNVLSVYGTGTAENFDALIRQLNEKSQFSLDIDPSGYGPSDHQSFYEKDIPVLHFFTGLHNDYHRPSDDFDKINLIGLTRITDMVTEATREIATESQRPVFQTTRRGKGIRKQKTAFLGVQLRMSDDRVTIVQVVPDGPAAQAGLMVGDALIQAGDQNLTSIQTVLDYLAGHVGGETLEFQVLRQGQPRSVKAILGEKK
- a CDS encoding mu-protocadherin- cell-suface protein, which encodes MKKRIILVCALLVMPVSDGNITLAGGFRGGGGGHGGGGGRAGGGGRVGGGGGRPASMPHLGGGGGGGRPSMPSRPSMPSTRPSMPSRPSMPSTRPSTPSRPSMPSTRPSTPSRPSTSNRPSFPSSRPGDSGFGGGFSGGLKPSKPNLPGNLGGGGDRPGSNRPSTLPGNLGGSGDRPGSNRPSKLPGNLDDRPSFPSLGGHGRPSTLPGQIDRPGSGNRPGGNDRPGAGNRPGSGNRPGDNDRPGFGNRPGGNDRPGFGNRPGHGDHPSAGDLGDFLGLDGGVRPGNKPGQKPGNKPGPKPGDLGDRNPNRPGNRPGGPDRPGDHRPGRPGDHHPDRRPGHIPPGTAGRPGWNDRPINIGNIGIGNTVINNRPSWVNIDRNNIVSIEKRWDRQMGGLHGWAGSRPGRVNYWHGWGNNVRTRWTGYHHHNNWFHGDWWYRHPGGVCRWHYYHRFNDYPWGYWWQRPTWNVASSWFSWTAPATVWSEPIYYDYGSGGNVTYEDNRVYIDGEDVASADEFAQSAAVLATVQPPESEEAADEAEWLPLGTFALSTSKEDVEPTRIVQLAVDKSGIIAGTLYNSETDESAAIQGRVDKNTQRVAMRIGESDKVVAETGLYNLTQDEVPLLVHFEGERVENYILVRLDEPEDDQDGDDADADDAGSDDDDSLDRGIF